One genomic segment of Labeo rohita strain BAU-BD-2019 chromosome 14, IGBB_LRoh.1.0, whole genome shotgun sequence includes these proteins:
- the sorbs2b gene encoding sorbin and SH3 domain-containing protein 1 isoform X3, with protein MPGLCDIKTPQEGEIFNMNTDSGGHVRKSATLSLTLTPMKRIQSSPNLYTLTDSESQSKDSDFWRPGSSTSDGLRNGDVWSSSLAAKGYRSVRPIFQDKKSPTPATTSTPFYTMREPPQNNSISQEHNVHSQRLLSTEDQTSCSSQAKQPYLHLPSRELERHVASLSVRINPRPQISGRRTQTLSLRPPTPPKRMDLPDSRSRPCPPLPSAAPPVPEVPVLLKQTYPGAALSSQSPSNRLRLSLDFIRPETTSPGPPSPGSEPPLGQSRCSSRTQSEASTAVLEELRACGLGPEGGTRTPSPTLSPMSAVTVNMGLHSPPTSTAHGQMTVNGGLSVPASPRSHFQRPFSPSTYPPPPSLSPSITAMQQARSTASESSTPIYANVDPPARAPQTDRKETTGKAPLYTGIGPVDESGIPVAIRTTVDRPKDWYKTMFKQIHVVPKPENEWSGSRTATDPVTRTDKHAAPNAVQAHPAPKTSTYRPITKSVSDNGIYGFRVPASSSLPSPLPTSASTQQRSNEREAPQRGRSTPDMNEWGPPDRKVDTRKYRAEPRSIFDYEPGKSSILEQERATSNLRPEDIDLENEPWYKFFAELEFGRPPPKKRLDYNPESSPRFRVETSLYQPSTDRSLERPSSSASDNKRRRKSEPAAAQPRAQSSVGTTQTAVKPLELPRSSSTQRTPLTSPSSPATTRTKDQDTSRDYSYPDVGRRTPQSRRQTPDVREKLPARAIYDFKAQTAKELTFKKGETVYITRQIDNNWYEGEHHGHVGIFPISYVEKIPPSERHQPARPPPPAQSKEIGEAIARYNFNADTNVELSLRKGERVVLLRQVDKNWFEGKIPGTNKQGIFPVSYVDVVKKASVQSTGQPPGPSIPTSYSSDRLNSRPSSVRPLYNSPSPSVRPLSSSSPSPQKAAHLQAITSEWLALTLGLSSSGTPAPTPPPFPSNFQPYYEVLDSAVSPSPASSMLGRSPALTPRISTPALKEGHFIPITSPKAYMSPDPSPSPQPYLTSASFTPSPTSPIFDSSPRSSSVIEILSSQKADLAEKELQKELRKPDEADPPKLLSPIDLVLEALESPLDILPPKDPEDDLCEELVSIIKASQSKGTFKEEEGFYHLEPDVTETLPRLFIEEELNEGNSFLNEPLMSNTFTPVQPAHSEGSDIEQGEVSQNASPRLSPLSSQMSLPFTLPSSAKYSPPSPRSTPPLPGVSQSPPPSAKLFSRQDLRSPKVKPVLRRDVVVVGKPPRSPVMSRRSCGSPVRGQNFSPSHRSQRQAYVHDPLQGTGEPFQALYNYMPRNEDELELKEGDVVDVMEKCDDGWFVGTSRRTKFFGTFPGNYVKRL; from the exons ACTCTGAATCACAATCTAAAGATTCAG ATTTTTGGAGGCCCGGCAGCAGTACCAGTGATGGTCTGAGAAATGGTGACGTGTGGTCTTCTTCTCTGGCAGCTAAAGGCTACAGAAGTGTCAGGCCCATCTTTCAGGATAAAAAGTCACCTACACCA GCAACCACGTCCACACCTTTTTATACAATGAGAGAACCACCACAGAACAACAGTATCTCACAAGAGCATAATGTCCACTCCCAAAGACTGCTGTCCACAGAAGACCAAACCTCATGCTCTTCACAAGCAAAGCAGCCCTACTTACACCTTCCATCTAGGGAGCTGGAGAGACACGTAGCTTCCTTGTCCGTCCGCATTAACCCTAGGCCTCAGATATCAGGACGGCGCACACAGACACTGTCTTTGAGACCCCCTACCCCTCCTAAAAGGATGGACCTCCCGGATAGCCGCTCACGCCCCTGTCCTCCACTGCCATCTGCAGCCCCTCCAGTG CCTGAGGTGCCAGTCCTCCTCAAACAAACCTATCCCGGAGCAGCACTGAGCTCACAGTCACCGTCTAACCGGCTCAGACTCTCCCTCGATTTCATCAGACCTGAGACTACTTCTCCAGGCCCTCCCTCTCCGGGCTCAGAGCCTCCCCTGGGGCAGAGCCGCTGCTCTTCCCGCACTCAGAGCGAAGCGTCCACAGCGGTGCTGGAGGAGTTGAGGGCGTGTGGACTAGGCCCAGAGGGTGGCACTCGTACCCCTTCTCCAACCCTCAGCCCGATGAGTGCGGTCACAGTCAACATGGGGTTACACTCCCCTCCAACTAGCACCGCTCAT GGCCAGATGACTGTGAACGGGGGTCTGAGTGTGCCAGCAAGTCCTCGTAGTCACTTCCAAAGACCCTTCTCTCCCTCAACATACCCACCTCCTCCTTCACTGAGCCCTAGTATTACAGCCATGCAGCAGGCTAGAAGCACTG CCTCTGAGTCTAGCACTCCCATCTACGCCAACGTGGATCCTCCTGCACGAGCGCCGCAGACTGACAGGAAGGAAACAACAGGGAAAGCTCCGCTCTATACTGGCATCGGTCCTGTGGATGAGTCCGGGATTCCCGTTGCCATACGGACA ACCGTTGACAGGCCAAAAGACTGGTACAAGACCATGTTCAAACAGATTCATGTGGTGCCTAAACCAG AGAACGAGTGGTCTGGGTCCCGTACTGCCACAGATCCGGTTACAAGAACTG ATAAGCATGCTGCACCTAATGCTGTTCAGGCCCATCCTGCACCTAAAACCAGCACTTACCGGCCCATCACCAAGAGTGTTTCTGATAACGGCATATATGGTTTCAGAGTGCCTGCCTCATCTTCTCTCCCTTCTCCTCTGCCAACATCAGCATCCACACAGCAGAGATCCAATGAAAGGGAGGCACCACAAAGAGGCAGGAGCACACCTGACAT GAACGAGTGGGGGCCTCCTGACAGAAAGGTGGACACGCGAAAATACAGAGCAGAGCCGAGGAGTATCTTTGACTATGAGCCGGGGAAGTCATCTATTTTAGAGCAAGAGAGAGCG ACAAGTAACTTAAGGCCAGAGGACATAGATTTAGAGAATGAGCCGTGGTATAAGTTCTTTGCTGAACTGGAGTTTGGGCGGCCG CCTCCAAAAAAACGTCTCGATTACAATCCAGAGAGCTCTCCTCGATTTCGAGTGGAg ACCTCCCTGTATCAGCCATCCACAGACAGGAGCCTTGAAAGGCCATCAAG CTCTGCCAGTGATAACAAGAGGCGACGGAAATCTGAACCTGCAGCCGCCCAACCCAGGGCTCAGAGCAGTGTGGGCACAACACAAACGGCTGTCAAGCCACTAGAGCTACCCAGGAGCAGCAGTACCCAGAGGACTCCTCTCACCAGCCCCAGCTCACCTGCCACCACCAGGACTAAAG ATCAGGACACATCCAGAGATTACTCTTACCCTGATGTGGGCCGCCGCACACCACAGAGCAGGAGACAAACCCCTGATGTCAGAGAG AAACTGCCAGCCAGAGCAATATATGACTTCAAAGCACAGACAGCAAA GGAGCTGACGTTTAAGAAAGGAGAGACGGTATACATCACTCGGCAGATAGATAATAACTGGTATGAAGGAGAACACCATGGACATGTGGGCATCTTCCCCATCTCATATGTGGAG AAAATCCCTCCTTCAGAGAGACATCAGCCAGCGAGACCTCCTCCACCAGCCCAAAGCAAAGAGATTGGGGAAGCAATTGCCCGCTACAACTTCAATGCTGATACTAATGTGGAACTTTCATTACGAAAA GGCGAGCGTGTTGTTCTGTTGCGGCAGGTGGATAAGAACTGGTTTGAGGGCAAAATCCCAGGTACAAACAAACAAGGAATTTTTCCTGTGTCGTATGTGGATGTCGTTAAGAAGGCTTCAGTACAAAGTACCGGTCAACCTCCTGGGCCCAGTATACCAACCAGCTACTCCAGTGACAGACTGAATAGCAGG CCATCATCTGTACGTCCCCTCTACAACTCTCCATCCCCATCTGTCCGTCCACTCTCCTCATCCTCTCCCAGTCCGCAGAAAGCCGCACACCTTCAGGCCATCACCAGCGAGTGGCTGGCCCTCACTCTGGGTCTGTCTTCTTCAGGAACCCCTGCCCCTACACCTCCTCCCTTCCCTTCCAATTTCCAGCCATACTATGAAGTGTTGGATTCTGCCGTCTCCCCTTCTCCCGCCTCCTCCATGCTGGGCCGCTCTCCAGCCCTCACTCCCCGCATCTCCACTCCTGCTCTCAAAGAGGGTCACTTCATTCCCATCACCTCCCCAAAGGCCTACATGTCTCCCGATCCCAGCCCGTCACCTCAACCCTACCTCACCTCCGCCTCCTTCACTCCTTCACCCACCTCACCCATATTTGACTCCAGCCCCAGGTCTAGCAGTGTTATAGAGATCCTCTCCAGCCAAAAAGCAGATTTAGCCGAGAAAGAACTGCAGAAAGAACTCCGCAAACCAGACGAGGCAGACCCCCCTAAATTACTCAGCCCTATTGACTTGGTTTTAGAGGCACTCGAATCCCCGTTGGACATTCTTCCACCTAAAGACCCTGAGGACGATCTGTGTGAGGAGTTAGTGTCGATCATTAAGGCCAGCCAATCAAAGGGCACGTTCAAAGAAGAGGAGGGATTTTATCACCTAGAACCAGATGTAACAGAAACGCTTCCCAGGCTGTTTATAGAAGAGGAGCTGAATGAAGGCAACAGCTTCTTAAATGAACCCCTGATGTCAAATACATTTACTCCAGTCCAACCTGCCCATAGTGAGGGGTCAGATATTGAG CAGGGTGAAGTTTCCCAGAATGCCTCTCCACGTCTCTCTCCCCTGTCCTCACAGATGTCATTGCCTTTCACACTTCCCTCATCGGCTAAATACTCTCCCCCTTCCCCGCGCTCCACCCCCCCACTGCCTGGGGTTTCACAGTCGCCCCCTCCCTCTGCAAAACTGTTCTCTCGACAGGACCTCCGCTCCCCAAAGGTCAAG CCTGTGTTAAGGCGTGATGTTGTGGTTGTTGGTAAGCCCCCTCGTAGCCCCGTGATGTCTAGGAGGTCCTGCGGATCGCCTGTTAGAGGTCAAAACTTTTCGCCATCTCATAGG tcccAAAGACAAGCATATGTTCATGATCCGCTTCAAGGTACAGGGGAACC
- the sorbs2b gene encoding sorbin and SH3 domain-containing protein 2 isoform X7 encodes MPGLCDIKTPQEGEIFNMNTDSGGHVRKSATLSLTLTPMKRIQSSPNLYTLTDSESQSKDSDFWRPGSSTSDGLRNGDVWSSSLAAKGYRSVRPIFQDKKSPTPATTSTPFYTMREPPQNNSISQEHNVHSQRLLSTEDQTSCSSQAKQPYLHLPSRELERHVASLSVRINPRPQISGRRTQTLSLRPPTPPKRMDLPDSRSRPCPPLPSAAPPVPEVPVLLKQTYPGAALSSQSPSNRLRLSLDFIRPETTSPGPPSPGSEPPLGQSRCSSRTQSEASTAVLEELRACGLGPEGGTRTPSPTLSPMSAVTVNMGLHSPPTSTAHGQMTVNGGLSVPASPRSHFQRPFSPSTYPPPPSLSPSITAMQQARSTASESSTPIYANVDPPARAPQTDRKETTGKAPLYTGIGPVDESGIPVAIRTTVDRPKDWYKTMFKQIHVVPKPENEWSGSRTATDPVTRTGTTISKQDKHAAPNAVQAHPAPKTSTYRPITKSVSDNGIYGFRVPASSSLPSPLPTSASTQQRSNEREAPQRGRSTPDMNEWGPPDRKVDTRKYRAEPRSIFDYEPGKSSILEQERATSLYQPSTDRSLERPSSSASDNKRRRKSEPAAAQPRAQSSVGTTQTAVKPLELPRSSSTQRTPLTSPSSPATTRTKGGDVSNMHTAHLNCQNPNHATSEFTYQKKVQNEDSFMPVSEGFSSLPEDWKTPQENPEDWMISEETSSKLKSWSCDDLLSEGREKKVQTRSESTGSLLHNGKLEASQCGDAQESEDLRERTRHRSAHDAPGFLKLYKKMHHINRQELINSTVICSVKARIHKYESEQRKDRRTGNKGCNEEVPRDMVHNRISEFESLIQKSKSMPNLGDECLIRTSCRRASSPKRSLSIESLLDEEPPARNPPEGRPQYPKINTHVPIHIQVTSDQLQNSTMQHDYSDSEHDAVVSDLSDFIQIEGSSFCSEREFDVCSFASSESFCGSGHHHHYHRQLVSSCKGRCPASYTRFTTMIKHERAKQDRRQHLRVEESEFGLSKLAFLVSPVPFRRKNLSPLSCSRVPNSKSCMYEALDSALKDIYDHIRAEKHSGNLPDNSILHRLLVELLPDIPERNSSLHVLGRNSPTIQPRSYHSQPDGMPSQDTQQPEYSHLSHSASHNHIDSNNNQRKHNFEYCNQGGLYSSISDQDTSRDYSYPDVGRRTPQSRRQTPDVREKLPARAIYDFKAQTAKELTFKKGETVYITRQIDNNWYEGEHHGHVGIFPISYVEKIPPSERHQPARPPPPAQSKEIGEAIARYNFNADTNVELSLRKGERVVLLRQVDKNWFEGKIPGTNKQGIFPVSYVDVVKKASVQSTGQPPGPSIPTSYSSDRLNSRPSSVRPLYNSPSPSVRPLSSSSPSPQKAAHLQAITSEWLALTLGLSSSGTPAPTPPPFPSNFQPYYEVLDSAVSPSPASSMLGRSPALTPRISTPALKEGHFIPITSPKAYMSPDPSPSPQPYLTSASFTPSPTSPIFDSSPRSSSVIEILSSQKADLAEKELQKELRKPDEADPPKLLSPIDLVLEALESPLDILPPKDPEDDLCEELVSIIKASQSKGTFKEEEGFYHLEPDVTETLPRLFIEEELNEGNSFLNEPLMSNTFTPVQPAHSEGSDIEQGEVSQNASPRLSPLSSQMSLPFTLPSSAKYSPPSPRSTPPLPGVSQSPPPSAKLFSRQDLRSPKVKPVLRRDVVVVGKPPRSPVMSRRSCGSPVRGQNFSPSHRSQRQAYVHDPLQGTGEPFQALYNYMPRNEDELELKEGDVVDVMEKCDDGWFVGTSRRTKFFGTFPGNYVKRL; translated from the exons ACTCTGAATCACAATCTAAAGATTCAG ATTTTTGGAGGCCCGGCAGCAGTACCAGTGATGGTCTGAGAAATGGTGACGTGTGGTCTTCTTCTCTGGCAGCTAAAGGCTACAGAAGTGTCAGGCCCATCTTTCAGGATAAAAAGTCACCTACACCA GCAACCACGTCCACACCTTTTTATACAATGAGAGAACCACCACAGAACAACAGTATCTCACAAGAGCATAATGTCCACTCCCAAAGACTGCTGTCCACAGAAGACCAAACCTCATGCTCTTCACAAGCAAAGCAGCCCTACTTACACCTTCCATCTAGGGAGCTGGAGAGACACGTAGCTTCCTTGTCCGTCCGCATTAACCCTAGGCCTCAGATATCAGGACGGCGCACACAGACACTGTCTTTGAGACCCCCTACCCCTCCTAAAAGGATGGACCTCCCGGATAGCCGCTCACGCCCCTGTCCTCCACTGCCATCTGCAGCCCCTCCAGTG CCTGAGGTGCCAGTCCTCCTCAAACAAACCTATCCCGGAGCAGCACTGAGCTCACAGTCACCGTCTAACCGGCTCAGACTCTCCCTCGATTTCATCAGACCTGAGACTACTTCTCCAGGCCCTCCCTCTCCGGGCTCAGAGCCTCCCCTGGGGCAGAGCCGCTGCTCTTCCCGCACTCAGAGCGAAGCGTCCACAGCGGTGCTGGAGGAGTTGAGGGCGTGTGGACTAGGCCCAGAGGGTGGCACTCGTACCCCTTCTCCAACCCTCAGCCCGATGAGTGCGGTCACAGTCAACATGGGGTTACACTCCCCTCCAACTAGCACCGCTCAT GGCCAGATGACTGTGAACGGGGGTCTGAGTGTGCCAGCAAGTCCTCGTAGTCACTTCCAAAGACCCTTCTCTCCCTCAACATACCCACCTCCTCCTTCACTGAGCCCTAGTATTACAGCCATGCAGCAGGCTAGAAGCACTG CCTCTGAGTCTAGCACTCCCATCTACGCCAACGTGGATCCTCCTGCACGAGCGCCGCAGACTGACAGGAAGGAAACAACAGGGAAAGCTCCGCTCTATACTGGCATCGGTCCTGTGGATGAGTCCGGGATTCCCGTTGCCATACGGACA ACCGTTGACAGGCCAAAAGACTGGTACAAGACCATGTTCAAACAGATTCATGTGGTGCCTAAACCAG AGAACGAGTGGTCTGGGTCCCGTACTGCCACAGATCCGGTTACAAGAACTGGTACAACTATTTCCAAACAAG ATAAGCATGCTGCACCTAATGCTGTTCAGGCCCATCCTGCACCTAAAACCAGCACTTACCGGCCCATCACCAAGAGTGTTTCTGATAACGGCATATATGGTTTCAGAGTGCCTGCCTCATCTTCTCTCCCTTCTCCTCTGCCAACATCAGCATCCACACAGCAGAGATCCAATGAAAGGGAGGCACCACAAAGAGGCAGGAGCACACCTGACAT GAACGAGTGGGGGCCTCCTGACAGAAAGGTGGACACGCGAAAATACAGAGCAGAGCCGAGGAGTATCTTTGACTATGAGCCGGGGAAGTCATCTATTTTAGAGCAAGAGAGAGCG ACCTCCCTGTATCAGCCATCCACAGACAGGAGCCTTGAAAGGCCATCAAG CTCTGCCAGTGATAACAAGAGGCGACGGAAATCTGAACCTGCAGCCGCCCAACCCAGGGCTCAGAGCAGTGTGGGCACAACACAAACGGCTGTCAAGCCACTAGAGCTACCCAGGAGCAGCAGTACCCAGAGGACTCCTCTCACCAGCCCCAGCTCACCTGCCACCACCAGGACTAAAG GTGGGGATGTGAGCAATATGCACACAGCACATTTAAATTGTCAAAATCCGAACCATGCTACCTCAGAATTCACATATCAAAAGAAAGTGCAAAATGAGGACAGTTTCATGCCTGTCTCAGAAGGCTTCTCCAGCCTCCCCGAAGACTGGAAAACACCCCAGGAGAACCCAGAAGACTGGATGATCTCTGAAGAGACCTCGTCTAAGCTCAAATCCTGGAGTTGTGATGACCTTTTATCTGaggggagggaaaaaaaagtgcaaaccCGTTCAGAAAGCACTGGATCCTTGTTGCACAACGGGAAACTAGAGGCATCACAATGCGGTGACGCCCAAGAGTCTGAGGATCTTAGGGAGCGGACAAGGCACCGCTCAGCCCATGATGCACCGGGCTTCCTCAAACTCTACAAAAAGATGCATCACATCAACCGACAAGAGCTGATTAACTCTACAGTGATATGCTCCGTCAAAGCCAGGATCCATAAGTATGAGAGTGAACAGCGGAAGGATAGACGCACCGGAAACAAGGGCTGTAACGAAGAGGTGCCTCGGGACATGGTGCACAACAGGATTTCTGAATTCGAGAGTCTGATCCAGAAGTCCAAATCCATGCCAAATCTTGGGGACGAGTGCCTAATCAGGACTTCTTGCAGGAGGGCAAGCAGCCCCAAGCGTAGCCTCTCTATTGAGTCATTACTGGATGAAGAACCACCAGCCAGAAATCCTCCTGAAGGACGGCCTCAATACCCCAAGATAAACACCCATGTGCCAATCCACATTCAAGTCACCAGTGACCAATTACAAAACTCTACCATGCAACACGACTACTCAGACAGCGAGCATGATGCTGTAGTGTCCGATCTTAGCGACTTCATCCAGATCGAGGGATCATCCTTCTGTAGCGAGAGAGAGTTCGACGTGTGTTCGTTCGCCTCCTCCGAGAGCTTCTGTGGATCCGGGCACCACCATCATTATCACAGGCAGCTCGTTAGCTCTTGCAAGGGCCGCTGCCCGGCTTCCTACACGCGCTTCACCACTATGATCAAGCACGAAAGGGCCAAGCAGGACCGGAGGCAACATTTGCGGGTAGAAGAGTCTGAGTTCGGCCTAAGCAAGCTCGCCTTCCTGGTCAGCCCAGTGCCTTTCCGCCGGAAGAACCTGTCTCCTTTGAGTTGCTCCCGAGTGCCAAACTCCAAGAGCTGTATGTATGAGGCTCTAGATTCAGCCCTGAAAGATATTTACGACCACATCCGTGCTGAGAAGCACAGTGGTAACCTGCCTGACAACAGCATCCTTCATCGGTTGCTGGTGGAGTTGCTTCCAGACATTCCTGAGAGGAATTCATCCTTGCATGTGCTGGGGAGAAACAGCCCAACAATTCAGCCTCGCTCTTACCACTCGCAGCCTGACGGCATGCCCAGCCAGGACACTCAACAACCCGAGTACTCGCACCTGTCCCATAGTGCCTCTCACAACCATATAGACAGCAACAACAACCAGAGGAAACACAACTTTGAATACTGCAATCAAGGTGGACTCTATTCATCCATCTCTG ATCAGGACACATCCAGAGATTACTCTTACCCTGATGTGGGCCGCCGCACACCACAGAGCAGGAGACAAACCCCTGATGTCAGAGAG AAACTGCCAGCCAGAGCAATATATGACTTCAAAGCACAGACAGCAAA GGAGCTGACGTTTAAGAAAGGAGAGACGGTATACATCACTCGGCAGATAGATAATAACTGGTATGAAGGAGAACACCATGGACATGTGGGCATCTTCCCCATCTCATATGTGGAG AAAATCCCTCCTTCAGAGAGACATCAGCCAGCGAGACCTCCTCCACCAGCCCAAAGCAAAGAGATTGGGGAAGCAATTGCCCGCTACAACTTCAATGCTGATACTAATGTGGAACTTTCATTACGAAAA GGCGAGCGTGTTGTTCTGTTGCGGCAGGTGGATAAGAACTGGTTTGAGGGCAAAATCCCAGGTACAAACAAACAAGGAATTTTTCCTGTGTCGTATGTGGATGTCGTTAAGAAGGCTTCAGTACAAAGTACCGGTCAACCTCCTGGGCCCAGTATACCAACCAGCTACTCCAGTGACAGACTGAATAGCAGG CCATCATCTGTACGTCCCCTCTACAACTCTCCATCCCCATCTGTCCGTCCACTCTCCTCATCCTCTCCCAGTCCGCAGAAAGCCGCACACCTTCAGGCCATCACCAGCGAGTGGCTGGCCCTCACTCTGGGTCTGTCTTCTTCAGGAACCCCTGCCCCTACACCTCCTCCCTTCCCTTCCAATTTCCAGCCATACTATGAAGTGTTGGATTCTGCCGTCTCCCCTTCTCCCGCCTCCTCCATGCTGGGCCGCTCTCCAGCCCTCACTCCCCGCATCTCCACTCCTGCTCTCAAAGAGGGTCACTTCATTCCCATCACCTCCCCAAAGGCCTACATGTCTCCCGATCCCAGCCCGTCACCTCAACCCTACCTCACCTCCGCCTCCTTCACTCCTTCACCCACCTCACCCATATTTGACTCCAGCCCCAGGTCTAGCAGTGTTATAGAGATCCTCTCCAGCCAAAAAGCAGATTTAGCCGAGAAAGAACTGCAGAAAGAACTCCGCAAACCAGACGAGGCAGACCCCCCTAAATTACTCAGCCCTATTGACTTGGTTTTAGAGGCACTCGAATCCCCGTTGGACATTCTTCCACCTAAAGACCCTGAGGACGATCTGTGTGAGGAGTTAGTGTCGATCATTAAGGCCAGCCAATCAAAGGGCACGTTCAAAGAAGAGGAGGGATTTTATCACCTAGAACCAGATGTAACAGAAACGCTTCCCAGGCTGTTTATAGAAGAGGAGCTGAATGAAGGCAACAGCTTCTTAAATGAACCCCTGATGTCAAATACATTTACTCCAGTCCAACCTGCCCATAGTGAGGGGTCAGATATTGAG CAGGGTGAAGTTTCCCAGAATGCCTCTCCACGTCTCTCTCCCCTGTCCTCACAGATGTCATTGCCTTTCACACTTCCCTCATCGGCTAAATACTCTCCCCCTTCCCCGCGCTCCACCCCCCCACTGCCTGGGGTTTCACAGTCGCCCCCTCCCTCTGCAAAACTGTTCTCTCGACAGGACCTCCGCTCCCCAAAGGTCAAG CCTGTGTTAAGGCGTGATGTTGTGGTTGTTGGTAAGCCCCCTCGTAGCCCCGTGATGTCTAGGAGGTCCTGCGGATCGCCTGTTAGAGGTCAAAACTTTTCGCCATCTCATAGG tcccAAAGACAAGCATATGTTCATGATCCGCTTCAAGGTACAGGGGAACC